A section of the Roseivirga sp. BDSF3-8 genome encodes:
- a CDS encoding YARHG domain-containing protein — MKIISLLLLTLFCTTISTYANDGVYLTSGSVIYPQQETSISLEEEFLSFTVRERRAYVSIRFDFYNPEDTARKLLIGFQAPSAEGDVSDSVSNLNQIEDFTVLQEGQILPYKIKAALCEDCELKDPESVRFTDEEPGIFVYLFEMTFKPGMNRVQHSYNFPASYGIFTAQSYDYILTTGAKWAGGKIGDLTVQIDMGPDTYFYVGDNFGKGALWSVVGTGRLTDSERIFMGLSSSKVAKIRSGSVLIEVKNFKPQHNIHFGEPNRYEFISDYGEQDDTPIGIVKPEELYDIKDWYSKADLRLLRNAIYAHYGYDFNSTELRQYFSQFDWYMPDPNLKMEDIHLTDKEKELIDRIKELEK; from the coding sequence ATGAAAATAATCTCTCTCTTACTCCTCACCCTCTTCTGCACCACCATCAGCACCTACGCCAATGACGGCGTATACCTGACCAGCGGTAGCGTTATTTATCCGCAACAGGAAACGAGCATTTCCCTGGAGGAAGAATTCCTGTCCTTTACTGTACGCGAACGCCGCGCCTATGTGAGTATCCGGTTTGACTTTTATAACCCTGAGGATACAGCAAGAAAGCTCCTGATTGGATTTCAGGCACCCTCCGCAGAAGGCGATGTCTCCGATTCAGTAAGTAACCTGAACCAGATAGAGGACTTTACTGTATTGCAGGAAGGGCAGATCCTGCCGTATAAGATAAAAGCTGCCTTGTGTGAAGACTGTGAACTTAAAGATCCCGAGTCGGTCCGCTTCACCGACGAAGAGCCAGGCATCTTTGTCTATCTTTTTGAAATGACCTTTAAGCCTGGCATGAACCGGGTACAGCATAGCTATAACTTTCCTGCGAGCTACGGTATATTCACAGCCCAGTCATATGATTATATCTTAACCACCGGAGCCAAATGGGCCGGCGGTAAGATCGGAGACCTTACAGTGCAAATTGATATGGGGCCGGACACGTATTTCTATGTTGGGGATAACTTTGGGAAGGGCGCCCTTTGGTCTGTGGTGGGTACAGGCAGATTGACGGATAGCGAACGTATATTTATGGGGCTGAGCAGCTCAAAGGTGGCCAAAATCCGTAGCGGTTCCGTATTGATTGAAGTCAAAAACTTTAAACCGCAGCACAACATCCATTTCGGTGAACCAAACCGGTATGAGTTCATAAGCGACTATGGCGAGCAAGATGACACGCCGATAGGGATAGTGAAACCTGAAGAACTGTACGATATCAAAGATTGGTACAGTAAAGCAGACCTGCGGTTATTACGAAATGCCATTTATGCCCATTATGGGTATGACTTTAACAGTACTGAGCTCAGGCAATATTTCAGTCAGTTTGACTGGTACATGCCGGATCCGAACTTAAAAATGGAGGACATCCACCTCACGGATAAGGAAAAAGAACTGATAGACAGGATCAAAGAATTGGAAAAGTGA
- a CDS encoding serine hydrolase: protein MQSRNLTHMIRLLLLLPICLFLTACGYFEEQERKKRDAFADDLADLKAYFQIPGMAVMVLDDGEVIYEDYLGKADINGNIPVSSTTLFPVASITKTFSAALVLRLAEQDKLDLKNPVNRYLASPDLIDSIRIEHLLTHTSEGRVGEQFHYSNRYSLLTKVVEKATGKSFREAMKDEIFHPLDLRYTFLLASEEEGNAYKEIIATGYRYDGMLAKCPMDYGYSASAGLVTNLQDLAVFAEALEGDSLLSKDSKKSLITPYQEGFPYAKGLFTQTIDGERVLWAYGQYDCYSSLFVTVPDKDLTLILMANNNLMSDPARLINGDLTSSLFALSFLKNFIMGKQDAPILETDASLTDLTPKGEFYRKKLVAQAMATTYMSRFDSTRYGQSLTLLDKLFTHYPAVEEYASLNLIHALLFLNDVAGHYDKTYPERYNELVERASLAMLEKEPENPYVHIYLANYYDQEGDAARAREHYTWLAKATNFSDNWYMEEANRWIGSHPAGN, encoded by the coding sequence GTGCAGAGTAGGAATCTGACTCACATGATACGTCTGCTGCTCCTTCTTCCCATTTGTTTATTTCTCACTGCCTGCGGATATTTTGAAGAGCAGGAAAGAAAAAAGCGCGATGCCTTCGCGGATGACCTGGCCGACCTGAAGGCTTATTTTCAGATACCTGGCATGGCAGTGATGGTGCTGGATGATGGAGAGGTTATCTACGAGGACTATCTGGGTAAGGCGGACATTAACGGTAATATACCTGTCAGCAGCACTACCCTCTTTCCGGTGGCCTCCATCACCAAGACTTTTTCTGCTGCGCTGGTGCTCCGGCTGGCCGAACAGGACAAACTTGACCTCAAAAACCCTGTCAATCGCTACCTGGCCTCTCCTGATCTGATAGACTCGATCCGGATAGAGCATTTACTCACCCATACATCCGAAGGCAGGGTGGGCGAGCAGTTTCATTACAGCAACCGTTATTCCCTTCTTACCAAAGTTGTGGAAAAAGCCACAGGCAAGTCCTTTCGTGAGGCCATGAAGGATGAAATATTTCACCCGCTGGACCTTCGTTATACCTTTTTACTGGCCAGTGAAGAAGAAGGCAATGCCTACAAGGAGATCATTGCTACAGGGTACCGATATGATGGCATGCTTGCCAAATGCCCGATGGACTATGGCTATTCGGCCTCCGCCGGCCTGGTAACTAACCTGCAGGATCTGGCCGTGTTTGCTGAAGCGCTGGAAGGGGACTCGCTATTGAGCAAGGACTCCAAAAAATCCTTAATCACCCCCTACCAGGAGGGCTTTCCCTATGCCAAAGGACTCTTTACCCAGACCATTGATGGAGAAAGGGTACTGTGGGCTTACGGGCAGTATGACTGCTATTCCAGCCTTTTCGTTACTGTGCCGGATAAGGACCTGACCCTGATCCTGATGGCGAACAATAACCTGATGAGCGACCCGGCCCGCCTGATAAATGGAGACCTCACCTCCTCTCTGTTTGCCCTCAGCTTTCTGAAAAACTTCATTATGGGCAAGCAAGACGCTCCCATTCTTGAAACAGATGCTTCCCTGACGGATTTGACCCCCAAAGGGGAATTTTACAGAAAAAAGCTGGTGGCACAGGCAATGGCCACTACCTATATGAGCCGGTTTGATTCCACTCGATACGGTCAGAGCCTTACGTTACTGGATAAACTTTTTACGCACTACCCTGCTGTGGAGGAGTATGCCAGCCTGAACCTAATACATGCCCTGCTTTTCTTAAATGATGTGGCAGGCCACTATGACAAGACATACCCAGAGCGCTATAATGAGCTTGTAGAAAGGGCAAGTCTGGCTATGCTGGAAAAGGAGCCTGAGAATCCATATGTGCACATCTATCTGGCCAACTATTATGACCAGGAGGGTGATGCAGCCAGAGCGAGAGAGCATTATACCTGGCTGGCCAAAGCCACCAATTTCAGCGATAACTGGTACATGGAAGAAGCCAACAGATGGATTGGGAGCCACCCGGCAGGCAATTAA
- a CDS encoding PepSY-associated TM helix domain-containing protein, translating to MTDSKKSFSWRKLVNNIHLWLGIGSGLILFLVCLTGTIYTFRAEIEQMLEPGKYTVEVAEGAGPLQIEQIVSRVIAETGGEVSSIEVPAEPDKAYSLRVKTSPEERRGTMYYVNPYTGLLLGTSDGPASGFFMGVFRMHRWLLMDSSIGRPIVGVATLIFVFIILTGLVLWWPKKLKNWKQGFKVKTRANWKRINHDLHNTLGFYTFFLLLIMSLTGLCWSFGWYRDALGMVLGTEVFGRRGGGESPASTIPDGQTATLSPEEYLVIASGELSYAGDYRLSMPSSPEGVVTIQKTGSGFFASSGRDVIILDQYSGEVLKIERFSDKALNEQIAGSIKPIHTGEIFGTFSKIIYFIACLIATSLPVTGTIIWINKLRKKNRKRRKTRQKSLA from the coding sequence GTGACTGATTCCAAGAAATCTTTTAGCTGGCGAAAGTTAGTTAACAATATCCACCTTTGGCTGGGTATCGGTAGCGGGCTCATCCTTTTTCTTGTTTGCCTCACAGGTACTATTTATACATTTCGGGCTGAGATAGAGCAAATGCTGGAACCCGGAAAATACACTGTAGAGGTGGCCGAAGGTGCAGGGCCCTTGCAAATAGAGCAAATCGTGAGCAGGGTAATAGCAGAGACAGGCGGAGAGGTCAGCTCTATTGAGGTTCCGGCTGAGCCGGATAAAGCTTATAGCCTAAGAGTAAAGACCTCTCCTGAAGAGCGCAGAGGCACCATGTATTACGTGAACCCCTATACAGGTCTCTTACTGGGTACCTCTGACGGGCCTGCTTCCGGCTTCTTTATGGGAGTGTTCAGAATGCACCGCTGGCTCCTTATGGATTCCTCCATAGGGCGGCCCATTGTAGGGGTGGCTACCCTCATATTTGTTTTCATTATACTTACCGGGCTTGTTCTCTGGTGGCCTAAGAAGCTGAAAAACTGGAAACAGGGATTCAAAGTGAAAACCCGGGCTAACTGGAAGCGCATCAACCATGACCTGCACAATACCCTGGGCTTTTACACCTTCTTTTTGCTGTTGATCATGTCTCTTACGGGATTATGCTGGTCTTTTGGCTGGTACCGTGATGCCCTGGGGATGGTGCTGGGTACAGAGGTATTTGGCAGAAGGGGAGGCGGAGAGTCGCCGGCTTCTACCATACCCGACGGTCAGACTGCCACATTGTCTCCAGAAGAGTACCTGGTCATAGCGTCGGGAGAGTTGAGCTATGCCGGAGACTACCGGCTGTCCATGCCTTCCTCACCGGAGGGGGTAGTGACCATACAGAAGACGGGGAGCGGATTCTTTGCTTCTTCCGGCCGTGATGTAATCATACTGGACCAGTATAGCGGAGAAGTGCTTAAAATTGAGCGCTTTTCGGACAAAGCACTGAATGAACAGATTGCCGGCTCCATCAAGCCTATTCATACGGGAGAGATATTCGGCACATTCTCTAAGATTATTTATTTTATCGCCTGCCTCATTGCTACCAGTCTGCCGGTAACAGGTACGATCATCTGGATTAATAAGCTAAGGAAGAAGAATCGCAAGCGCCGTAAAACCAGGCAAAAGAGCCTTGCCTGA
- a CDS encoding energy transducer TonB produces the protein MITRLFLIGITLLLTFETYGQTTTYYRDKYRLEKVAEPQARYYEVVTEEDSIRTIEFYRVKGNVLLDVHAYKGNQPFRVWRTYNRKGEEVSSLDYDFDVIYLDEKPDSGMYFSWFNEKYVTDTTGELTRPDIITSEQLAKYLAYTLRYPRQAVRSGTSGKVKLLCRLDASGDEVSIYILNGGVEPHLDKEAARAVRQALNGYKPGHLDGEPIDVYLLHEVVFKLSN, from the coding sequence ATGATTACCAGACTCTTTTTAATAGGGATTACCCTATTACTTACTTTCGAAACCTATGGACAAACCACTACCTACTACCGCGATAAGTACAGGCTGGAAAAAGTAGCTGAGCCACAGGCTCGCTACTACGAGGTTGTCACGGAAGAGGATAGCATTCGCACCATCGAATTTTACCGTGTAAAGGGAAATGTGCTTCTTGATGTTCATGCGTATAAGGGGAACCAGCCCTTCCGGGTGTGGCGAACGTATAACAGAAAGGGTGAAGAGGTATCCTCTCTGGACTATGATTTTGATGTAATCTACCTGGATGAAAAGCCAGACAGCGGGATGTATTTTAGCTGGTTTAATGAAAAGTATGTGACCGACACTACCGGGGAGCTTACCAGGCCTGATATCATTACTTCCGAGCAGCTTGCTAAGTACCTTGCCTATACGCTGCGCTACCCCAGGCAGGCAGTAAGATCCGGTACAAGTGGTAAGGTAAAGTTGCTATGCCGGCTGGATGCTTCAGGTGATGAGGTAAGCATATACATACTGAATGGCGGCGTGGAACCGCACCTGGATAAAGAAGCTGCCAGGGCAGTAAGGCAGGCGCTAAACGGGTACAAACCCGGGCATCTGGATGGCGAGCCGATAGATGTATACCTCTTGCATGAGGTGGTTTTTAAGCTGTCTAATTGA
- a CDS encoding anion permease codes for MSDLFHVITLPFLLAMFLAINMGGSGTAPSFSAAYGANVLRRSAIPGLFGIMVLAGALVAGKEVSLTLGAGLLAQSFFTPLNTSIILGAVSLSLLVANLLGVPQSTSQATVLAIAGAATGLEGLNTHTLFVEIIPTWIILPCISFGIMYVLSRWVLPYIKKWRNIRSTDKLNKHHMVRGLLVLASLYVAFSIGANNVANAAAPIASLTANELGPAALDNFLPVIILAVLLVAPCFAIGSSLLGHRGTKATGKDIIEVNPVYATLIAFIVASLLLMASVTKGIPTSLVQLNGAAFIALSITKKGVKVTFRNKTVRRFFIIWGVAPVFAYIISYSLIVIFN; via the coding sequence ATGTCCGATCTTTTTCATGTAATCACCCTGCCTTTTTTACTAGCCATGTTCCTGGCTATAAATATGGGGGGCAGCGGCACCGCTCCATCCTTCAGTGCGGCATACGGAGCCAATGTACTGCGCCGTTCAGCTATTCCGGGCCTGTTTGGCATAATGGTGCTGGCAGGTGCGCTGGTGGCAGGCAAAGAGGTATCCCTTACGCTGGGTGCCGGCCTGCTGGCACAGTCATTTTTCACTCCGCTGAATACCTCCATCATACTTGGTGCCGTCAGTCTTTCCTTATTGGTCGCTAACCTGCTGGGGGTGCCTCAGTCCACCAGCCAGGCAACCGTGCTGGCTATAGCCGGTGCCGCTACAGGGCTGGAGGGGCTCAATACGCACACCTTGTTTGTAGAGATCATTCCTACGTGGATCATCCTGCCCTGCATTTCATTTGGCATCATGTACGTATTATCCCGGTGGGTACTGCCATATATTAAAAAATGGAGAAATATCAGAAGTACCGATAAACTCAATAAACACCACATGGTCCGGGGGCTGCTGGTATTGGCTTCTTTGTACGTGGCTTTTTCCATAGGGGCCAATAATGTGGCAAATGCCGCGGCGCCTATTGCCTCCCTCACAGCCAATGAACTTGGCCCGGCAGCGCTTGATAATTTTCTGCCTGTGATTATTCTGGCTGTGCTGCTGGTAGCCCCCTGTTTCGCCATAGGCAGTTCATTACTAGGACACAGAGGCACCAAAGCCACCGGCAAGGATATTATTGAGGTAAACCCGGTTTATGCCACCCTGATCGCCTTTATTGTAGCCAGCCTTCTACTTATGGCCTCTGTGACCAAAGGCATACCCACTTCACTGGTACAATTGAACGGGGCCGCTTTTATCGCTTTGAGTATCACCAAAAAAGGGGTGAAAGTAACTTTCAGGAATAAGACTGTCCGGCGGTTTTTCATCATCTGGGGGGTGGCACCTGTTTTTGCATATATTATATCATATAGCCTGATCGTAATATTTAACTAA
- a CDS encoding DUF2490 domain-containing protein, with amino-acid sequence MTACISCQSAYAQKQVDTQHLVWTRYSLKAALNERYHLRQEIENRVYWPTWQQHQFVVRTFAERKLSEGWGSGLGFTYFRQTLPHAPDAENYTVRTELRPQLEVSYSQRLREKLSLHHRYWTEFRFFEQAGGGFAYGHNRTRYKLEVRYAVSGRTTLLAFDEIHLNIGRQVALNIFDQNRYGASVKYQASPALGAELGYLNWYQQRASGTDFYNRHILRATLHHFINLKKATSP; translated from the coding sequence ATGACTGCCTGCATTTCCTGTCAGTCAGCATACGCACAGAAGCAAGTAGATACACAACACCTTGTCTGGACTCGCTACAGCCTCAAAGCAGCGCTTAACGAACGCTATCACCTGCGCCAGGAGATAGAAAACAGGGTGTATTGGCCTACCTGGCAGCAGCACCAGTTTGTCGTACGCACTTTTGCAGAAAGAAAACTTAGCGAGGGCTGGGGCAGCGGTCTTGGCTTCACCTATTTCCGCCAGACCCTGCCGCATGCGCCGGATGCCGAAAACTATACGGTACGCACTGAACTCAGGCCTCAGCTTGAAGTCTCCTATTCGCAGAGGCTGAGGGAGAAACTTAGCCTCCACCACAGGTACTGGACGGAATTCCGGTTTTTTGAACAAGCCGGGGGCGGATTTGCCTACGGGCATAACCGCACCCGCTATAAGCTTGAGGTTCGGTATGCCGTTTCAGGCAGGACCACCCTGCTGGCTTTTGACGAAATTCACCTGAATATTGGCAGGCAGGTCGCCCTGAATATTTTTGACCAGAACCGCTATGGCGCCTCGGTAAAATACCAGGCCAGCCCTGCGCTGGGCGCGGAGCTGGGTTACCTGAATTGGTATCAACAGAGGGCCTCAGGCACAGATTTTTACAATCGACACATTCTCAGAGCCACCCTTCACCATTTCATCAATCTTAAGAAGGCCACAAGCCCGTAA
- a CDS encoding SDR family oxidoreductase, whose product MSKILVAGASGALGYELVKLLHDEEREFCGQIRNPVKHAALEPYCQDIRVADVTDPSTLRRLCEGVDTIISTVGNSVSLFTNDTGGFMDIDYQGNLNLLQEAKNAGVKRFVYISIFASETSPRMRQGWAQELFSRRLMESGLSYTIVKPVGLFSGLHDLLILGRKGIVPTLGSGKAVTNPIHQRDLARVILPVVDTGPEVMEVGGPEVHSRREVSEWVMDITGGRDIRVPPWLARRGAHLWRPLKRSIFDKFRFYTYITTHDMVAPKHGSLLLRPYLEQAYLQMTSR is encoded by the coding sequence ATGAGTAAAATATTAGTAGCCGGAGCATCCGGAGCCCTTGGTTATGAGTTGGTTAAGCTTCTACATGATGAAGAGAGAGAGTTTTGCGGACAAATACGTAATCCGGTCAAGCATGCTGCGCTGGAGCCGTATTGCCAGGATATCCGTGTGGCTGATGTGACAGACCCCTCCACCTTGCGCAGGCTTTGTGAAGGTGTTGATACCATAATAAGTACGGTGGGCAATAGCGTGAGCCTGTTCACCAATGATACAGGGGGCTTTATGGATATCGACTACCAGGGAAACCTGAACCTGCTGCAGGAAGCAAAGAATGCAGGGGTAAAAAGATTTGTCTATATATCAATCTTCGCCAGCGAAACCTCCCCCCGTATGCGGCAGGGGTGGGCGCAGGAGTTATTTAGCCGGAGGCTTATGGAGTCGGGGCTGAGCTATACCATCGTAAAGCCGGTAGGGCTTTTTTCAGGTTTGCATGATCTGCTTATCCTCGGCCGTAAGGGCATAGTCCCTACCTTAGGCAGCGGAAAGGCAGTCACGAACCCCATTCATCAGCGGGACCTCGCCAGAGTGATACTGCCGGTAGTGGATACTGGGCCGGAGGTAATGGAGGTAGGTGGCCCTGAGGTACATAGCAGGCGAGAGGTGTCCGAATGGGTAATGGACATCACAGGCGGCCGGGATATCCGGGTTCCGCCCTGGCTGGCACGCCGGGGGGCTCATCTTTGGCGACCGCTGAAGCGTAGCATTTTTGATAAATTTCGATTCTACACCTATATCACTACCCATGACATGGTCGCCCCTAAGCACGGTTCCTTGTTGTTACGTCCTTACCTGGAGCAGGCTTATCTGCAGATGACCAGCAGGTAA
- a CDS encoding serine hydrolase — protein MKSYITPAGAVALLLLCLTPTRLAARSLPSGLEQKLDSILTQYQVPGAAIAFTGYDSLLHTYTFGKADIKEDREVSDSTLFCTGSITKTFLAAAMLLADEQGMLSLQDRLADELPEGLLKNEWREESPVRLIHLLEHTSGLDEAHFHLAARTNRQTPLSEVMQLSHHSLYTRWEPGSYSEYNTLGAIAAAHMLQEGTGMPLEAFMEAKVFSPMDMERATYDPTQSKAPHLLAKGYAIPPEEVPFPSLAQWPAGALSMTIKDMGRFMHMLMQRGHSDGRQILSARIIERMETPETSLAARKGIMTGYAKGLRATYQKGYLFYGHSGRYGGFLSDFAYSRKAGRGYVILINSSEAGGALKSIRQALLKDLNTPPRTAVSATEAPAADFSGVYRPVTGFPQLGSLSGFLVRLVDLQVVTMEGTQIALSGMLGDSQPLRWMGDSLFATFGSRRADIAFAQDDTGILLLTSETAYQQVPAWQAYGLFYGALIALTIMVISLLIWLVRAPYFLVRGRNMGSEWLPLLAILSLAGMVASFFTLYDPMKLYSPGAILFWLLGYSFLALSVAGLLTGLRQGIKRTGGFMVVLTSLACCFWAGYLWYDGIIGLALWAY, from the coding sequence ATGAAATCCTATATAACCCCCGCAGGCGCGGTGGCCCTGCTACTGCTATGCCTTACCCCCACCCGGCTAGCGGCACGTTCGCTACCCTCCGGCCTGGAGCAAAAACTCGATTCTATCCTTACGCAGTACCAGGTGCCCGGGGCTGCCATTGCCTTCACCGGCTATGACAGCCTGCTGCATACCTACACGTTTGGCAAGGCTGATATTAAAGAGGACCGGGAAGTGAGCGACAGCACCCTGTTTTGTACAGGATCCATTACCAAGACCTTCCTGGCAGCAGCCATGCTACTGGCAGACGAGCAGGGTATGCTCTCCCTGCAGGACAGGCTGGCAGATGAGCTACCTGAGGGACTGCTTAAAAATGAATGGAGGGAAGAGTCTCCGGTACGATTAATCCACCTCCTGGAGCACACCTCGGGCCTGGATGAGGCCCACTTTCACCTGGCCGCCCGCACTAACCGGCAAACGCCCCTATCGGAGGTAATGCAACTGAGCCACCATTCACTCTACACGCGCTGGGAGCCTGGCAGCTACAGCGAATACAATACGCTGGGGGCCATAGCAGCCGCCCACATGCTGCAGGAAGGAACAGGCATGCCCCTGGAGGCATTCATGGAGGCCAAGGTATTTTCGCCTATGGATATGGAGCGGGCGACATATGATCCCACGCAAAGCAAGGCGCCGCACTTGTTGGCAAAAGGGTATGCTATCCCCCCTGAGGAAGTGCCTTTTCCCAGCCTGGCCCAGTGGCCTGCAGGAGCCCTTAGCATGACGATAAAGGATATGGGGCGATTTATGCACATGCTGATGCAGCGGGGGCATTCGGATGGCAGGCAGATACTCAGTGCCAGGATAATAGAACGCATGGAAACGCCTGAAACCAGCCTGGCCGCCCGCAAAGGTATAATGACAGGGTATGCCAAGGGCCTTCGGGCAACGTATCAAAAGGGCTACCTTTTCTATGGACACTCGGGCAGGTACGGAGGTTTTCTATCAGACTTTGCCTACAGCCGGAAAGCAGGCCGCGGTTATGTTATCCTCATTAATAGCTCTGAGGCAGGAGGGGCGCTCAAAAGCATCAGGCAGGCCCTGCTTAAAGACCTCAACACACCACCCCGGACAGCAGTCAGTGCTACTGAGGCCCCGGCGGCTGATTTTTCCGGCGTCTACCGGCCCGTTACAGGCTTCCCTCAGCTTGGCTCTCTCTCCGGCTTTCTGGTCCGGCTGGTAGATTTGCAGGTAGTTACTATGGAGGGGACACAGATAGCGCTGTCTGGCATGCTGGGCGATAGCCAACCTCTGCGGTGGATGGGGGACAGCCTTTTTGCTACGTTTGGCTCCCGTAGGGCGGATATTGCCTTTGCTCAGGATGACACGGGTATCCTGCTGTTAACGAGTGAAACAGCATACCAACAAGTGCCTGCCTGGCAGGCCTATGGCCTATTTTACGGAGCATTGATAGCGCTCACGATCATGGTCATCTCCCTGCTGATATGGCTGGTGAGAGCGCCTTACTTCCTTGTAAGGGGGCGGAATATGGGTTCCGAGTGGCTCCCGCTGCTTGCTATCCTGTCATTAGCAGGTATGGTGGCTTCATTTTTCACCCTATATGATCCTATGAAACTGTATAGCCCGGGGGCCATTTTATTCTGGTTATTGGGCTATAGTTTTCTGGCTCTGTCCGTGGCCGGTTTGTTGACTGGGCTACGACAGGGAATAAAAAGGACCGGTGGCTTCATGGTGGTACTGACCTCGCTGGCCTGCTGCTTCTGGGCAGGATATCTTTGGTACGACGGTATCATAGGCCTGGCTCTATGGGCCTATTAA
- a CDS encoding helix-turn-helix domain-containing protein — MPIVVNLDVAMAKKKMSLTELSEIVGVSMTNLSLLKKGKVKGVRFNTLEAICEALDCKPGDILDYEP; from the coding sequence ATGCCAATAGTAGTAAACCTGGATGTGGCAATGGCGAAGAAAAAGATGTCGCTAACGGAGCTCAGCGAAATAGTGGGCGTCTCCATGACCAATCTGTCCCTGCTGAAAAAGGGCAAAGTAAAGGGAGTACGATTCAATACGCTGGAAGCTATATGTGAAGCACTGGACTGCAAGCCCGGCGATATTCTTGATTACGAACCCTAG